One Polaribacter reichenbachii genomic window, AAAAGAAAATGCCCATTTTTGTGAAAATTGCGGAGCAAAAGTAGTTATAGATAAAATTACTTTTAAAAATCTATTTTTAGATTTTTTTATAAATGTTTTCGGTTTTGATAGTAAGTTTTTTCTAACTATAAGAACTATTTTCATAACTCCAGAAAAAATTTTAAAAGAATATTTAGATGGAGTTCGCAAACGCTATATGAATCCGTTTGCTTTTTTGGCTGTATCTGCTGGTATCTCTCTTTTAGTTTTCAATTATTTTGCTGATGATTTTATTGCTATTAATAAATCTGTATCCGTAAATCAATTTTATCAATTAGAAAAAGACGCAAAAATAGACACTTCTAAAATGATAGATCTGTCTGAAAAACAAAAAAACAAATTAGAAAGAAGAAAAAAAACAGCAGAAATGCAATTGAAATTTAATAGTGGTATAATGCAATTTATGCTTCGCTATTTAAACCTTTTAACCTTTGTGTTTTTATTTATACTAGCTGTTTTAAGTAAATGGACCTTTTGGAAACCTTATAATTATGGTGAACATTTAGTGATAAATGCTTACATATATGGTTTTGCTAATTATTTAACTTTAATCTTATTTTTCTTAGCAATTGCCTTTCATCCTTCTATATACTATTATAGTACTTTACTCTATATAATATTTTACATCTATGCTTTTGGTAGATTTTTTAAAGTAACTATTTGGAAAAATTTTCTAAGAACACTAAAGTTTATATTTGGTTTAGCTATTGTTTGTTTAATACTATTTATAATTGCTACTATTATAGTTATGATTTTAACTACTATAGGGATATTAGATTTCTCTGTTTAATTCGCCTTATACTTCATACCTAAATGCACCACTTTTTTGGTTTCGAAAAAAGGTTCATCAAAATAATTAGGCAAATCGTAGATAGTTGCAGAAGTATATAGTTTTAATTCTTCTGATAAATCACCACCTTTTAAATATAGAATCCCATTTTTTAAATCGTGGTTTTGCTTTTTAGCAATTTTACCTTTATTCCATCTTACAAAAGTTTCCATTTGGGCTACTGCTCTGCTCACTATAAAATCGTAAGTATCTTTTACCTCTTCTACTCTACCGTGTGTAGTTTTAACATTTTCTAAGCCTAAACCAGCAACAACTTCATCTACCACTTTTATTTTTTTACCAATAGAATCTACCAAATGAAACTGTGTTTCTGGGAATAAAATAGCTAACGGAATTCCAGGAAAACCACCTC contains:
- the rsmG gene encoding 16S rRNA (guanine(527)-N(7))-methyltransferase RsmG; its protein translation is MEIIHKYFKNLTKIQVEQFSKLQELYQDWNLKINVVSRKDIDELYLRHVLHSLGIAKVMQFKPGAKVMDVGTGGGFPGIPLAILFPETQFHLVDSIGKKIKVVDEVVAGLGLENVKTTHGRVEEVKDTYDFIVSRAVAQMETFVRWNKGKIAKKQNHDLKNGILYLKGGDLSEELKLYTSATIYDLPNYFDEPFFETKKVVHLGMKYKAN
- a CDS encoding DUF3667 domain-containing protein, with protein sequence MNCKNCQNPLKENAHFCENCGAKVVIDKITFKNLFLDFFINVFGFDSKFFLTIRTIFITPEKILKEYLDGVRKRYMNPFAFLAVSAGISLLVFNYFADDFIAINKSVSVNQFYQLEKDAKIDTSKMIDLSEKQKNKLERRKKTAEMQLKFNSGIMQFMLRYLNLLTFVFLFILAVLSKWTFWKPYNYGEHLVINAYIYGFANYLTLILFFLAIAFHPSIYYYSTLLYIIFYIYAFGRFFKVTIWKNFLRTLKFIFGLAIVCLILFIIATIIVMILTTIGILDFSV